CGCGGTGGAAAGAATGGTCTGGTCGAGCGCCGCGAGGACGAGCATCAGCACGAGCATGGCGAAGGGCAGCAGGGGCGAAGAGGTGCGCGAGGCTTTCATGGAACCGTTCTGTCAGGGCAAGGGGCGCCAGTGTCCGCAGCCGCAATACTTTTGTACAGTGCAACCTATTGAACATATGATTTCGCATGGCGAACACATACGACCTCAACCTGTTGACCGCACTCGATGCGCTGCTGTCCACCGGCAGCGTCACGGCGGCCGCCGCGCGCATGCACCTGAGCACGCCCGCCATGAGCCACACCCTGGCGCGTATTCGCGAATCGTTCGGCGATCCGATCCTGGTGCGTGCCGGCCGCAAGCTGGTGCCCACCCCTCGCGCGCTTGCGCTGGCGGAGCCCGTGCGCGCCTTGCTCGCACAGGCGCAGGCGTTGCGCGCCCCGGCGGATGCGCAAAGCCTTGCGGCCGTGAAGCGGCGCTTCGTGGTGCGTGCGCCCGAGGGCATCGCGGTGGTGTTCGGCGCCAGCGTGTCGCAAACGCTGGAAGCGGAAATGCCGCTGGCCTCGCTCCAGTTCCTTCCGGAAACCTACGCCGACCCGGGCGCATTGCGCGAAGGGCGCATCGACCTGGACGTGGGCAGCTTCAGAGGCACCGATCCCGAGACCGAAACCCAGGTGCTGTCGGAGCAAACACTGGTGGGCGCGGTGCGTGCCGGGCATCCGCTGCTCAAGGGGCTGAAGAAAACGCCGATGACGGCAGCGCGGTATGCCGATGCGCGCCACGTCGGCGTTACGCCGCGCCAGGGCGAGCCGTCGCCGGTGGACACGGCGCTGGGCCAGCTGGGCTTGCAGCGCCAGCTGGTGTTGCTGGTGCCCAGCACGTTCTCGGCATTGATTGCCGCCTCGCGAACCGAGCTGGTCGCCAGCGTTCCCGAGCGCACCGCGCGGGGCATGGCGGATTCGCTCGGCCTCACGATCTTCGAGTTGCCTGTTGCAGTGCATTCGGAGCCGCTGCGCATGGCATGGCACCCGCGTCACCACGTCGACCCGGCGCACCGGTGGCTGCGCGAAAGCATCCAGCGGCTGCTCGACGACCGGCGCTGGATTGTGCCGTCCGTCGCCTCGCTGACCGGGGGTGCGAAGAAGGGCGTGGTGTGACCGGCGCCGCGCGCCGTCAGGCCTGAAAGTTGAGCCTGAGTCCCGCCGTGGGCCAATCGTCGATGGCAACCAGCCGCCCGCTGCCCGACAGCGTGACGTACGCCGTGCGCATGTCGCGCCCGCCAAAGCAGATGTTGGTGGTGTAGCGGTCTGGCAGCGGCACGTGCTCGCAGGTGCTGCCGTCCGGCGCGACGATGGTGATGCCGCCGTGCAGCAGCGTGGCCACGCAGAGGTTGCCCAGCGCATCGGCCGCCATCGAATCGAAGCGCTGGTAGTGCCCGCCCGGCGATGCGCACAGCATGCGTCCGCCGTGCGGCGAAGGCCAGCCGTCCTTGCGCACCCGCCCCGGCGCCGTGATGTCGAAGGCCCAGAGCCGAGCGCCTTCGGTTTCCGCGTAGTAGAGCGTGCGGCCGTCCGGCGAAAGCGCGATGCCGTTGGGCGTCATGGCCGGCTGCGCGATGGCATGCACGCCGCCGCCATCGCTGTGGCCATAGAACACGCCGCCGCGGTCCATGTCGCGCTCGCGCGTCTTGCCCAGGTCGGTGAAGTAGAAGCCGCCTTGCGCGTCGAACACGATGTCGTTCGGCCCGCGCAGCGCAAAGCCGTCGACCGTGTCGTACAGCCGCTCGGCGTGGCCGGTGGCAAGGTTCACGCGCTCGATGCGGCCGCCCGAATAGTCTTCGGCCTGGCCCATGGGACGGTGGCAGCCGTCGGCCTCGGTGTGCCAGCGAAAGCCGCCGTTGTTGCACACGTACACCGCGCCGTCAGGGCCCATGGCCGCGCCGTTCGGTCCGCCGCCCAGGTCGGCCACCACCTGCACCAAGCCGTCGTGCCGCACGCGCGTGAGCGTGCCGCGCGCAATTTCGACCAGCAGCACCGAGCCGTCGTCCATGGCGATCGGCCCTTCGGGAAACTGCAGGCCGGCGGCGAGCTCGCGGATGTGCATCGGAAGCCCCTTTCTCTTGCTGGGCCGCCTTTTTACACCCGCATCGCCCGGGCTCGAGGGCGTCAGTCGCCGCCGCAGCCGTTGCGCTCCAGCACCGGCAGCAGCTGCGGCCCCAGCGACTTGAGCAACTGGGTTGGCAGCGCGCTGGTGAACCGGTAGCGCGCGGCATAGGGCTCGTTCACGTAGGCCATGATGGTGCCGAAGTAGCGGTCGCCAATGGTGAACACGAAGGTGGCCGAGCGGCTGATCTTGCGCTCCGCGTTCTTGTGCCCGCTGCCGCCCGTGTGCCCGTAGCGGTGGTCGCCGGTGCCGGTTTTGCCGCCCACTTCGAGCACGCGGCCGTTCGCATCCACCAGCACGCCCTTCAGGCGGCGGGCCGTGCCGTCTTGCACCACCTCTACCAGCGCACGGCGCAGGGTTGCGGCCACCTCGGTGGGCAGCACTCGCTCGGTGCTTGCGTTGCGCGGCTCCAGGCGCGTTTCGTAGGGCGTTTCGCGCGCAAAGTGCAGGGCGCCCACGCGTTGCACGGGCCTGCGCATGCCGTCGTTGGCGATGATGCCCATCAGTTCGGCCAGCGCAGCAGGCCGGTCGCCCGATGCGCCGATGGCGCTTGCGTAAGACGGCGTCAGCGATTCGAACGGGTAGCCCAGGCGCTGCCACGAGCGGTGGATCTGCGCGAAGGCGTCTATCTCGACCAGCTCGCGCAGGCGCGTGTCTTGCGCGCTCTTGTGGCGCGTCTTGAAGAGCCAGGCGTAGACCTCTTGCCGTTCGTTCGCGCTCGCGTTCAGCACTTCGGTCAGGGTTGCGCCGGGGTGGCTCCGCAAGAAGCCCACCAGCCACAGCTCCAGCGGATGCACCCGCGCCACGTAGCCCCGATCTGCAAGCGACAAGCCCGCGTAGGTGGTGCGCAGCGCCCGCAGTGCGCGCGGCGAGCCGGCGCCGCGGCCCACCTTTTGCGTGAGCAACTCATCAAGCCGCTCGTCGCTCGCCTCCGGCTCTATGGTGAACAGCACGCTGGCCACGCGCGGTGCCGTGGGCCTTGTGCTGCGCAGCAGCCGTGCCTCGGCCTCCGCGGCCGGCAACCGCTTGTACTTGCGATAGAAGCGCATCAGGTAGGCCGAGCCTTCCCGGTCGGCAAAGCGCGCGAGCAGTTCGCGCCGGCGCGGGTCGGCGGGGTCTTTCAGCAAGACCTCGGCGTCTGATTCGCCGCCGAACATGCGGTGGCGCACCACGTCGCGCATCAGCCGAATGAACACCAGGTTGACCGAATGCTTGAAGCCTTCGCGCACCGTCATCCACTCGCTGTTGCGCGAGCGCTCGAAATTTTCGAACTGATGCAGGCCGCCCCCGGTAAAAAAGGCTTCGCCCGGGTTGGCCGAATACTTTCTCTCCATGGCCGCCTCGAGCATCGGCGCCAGGCGCTTGTCTTTGGCGCGCAACAAGTACTGCTGCGCCCAGGCACCCAAGGGGTCGCGCGGGCCGGGTGCCAGCGCCCTCAGCTGAGCGGGGCTCAGGCCCGCCCAGCGGCCGTGCAGCTCGGCCACCAGCTCCAGGTAGCTCACCAGCGTGCGCAGCTTGGCGGTGGAGCCCAAGTCGAGCCGCGCGCCCTGGTTCACGTCGAATGGCTGGTCGATGTTGTCTGCCTGAACCCGCAGCAGGTTGGCCTGGGGGCCGCGCTCGAACAGCGTAAAGCTGTAGATCAGCGGGCTCGGGTCGGCGCCAGCATCGAGCAGGTGCGGGCCGTACAGCCCCGCCGCCTTGGCCGCGGCCGGCGTGCGCATGCTCGTCAGCACCTGCGCCGCCAGCGCCTGGGCCTCGCCGTCGAGGCTGGTTTCGGCTTCCAGGTCGAGCCGCTCCAGGTCGTAGGCGCGCGGCACGTCGAGCAGGGTGGAGATGTGGGTGCGCAGCGCGCTCGTCGCCTTGCGCTGAACAAAGTCTGGCCGCGCGGTTGCGGGCAGCTCGGGCCGCAGGTGCAGGGGCGCTGCAAGGGCCGCATCCCGAAGCGCCGGCGAGATCACGCCCGCATCGGCCATCAGCCGCAGATAGCTGTCGGTCAGCCGCGCCAGGCTTGCACCGTCGCTCAGCAGGTGCTGCGATGGGCGGCGCTGCGCAATCATCAGGGACAGCGCCTGCTTGAAGGCTTCGGCCTGCCGCTGCTGCGCACCGGGCGTGGGGGCGGCGCCCTCCGCGTGGTCGGCGAGCAGGCGGTTCACCTCCCGAAAGTCGCGCCCGTACCAGGCCCACAGCCCGTCGCCCATGCCGTGCACCTCGCCCATGCCAGGGCGCGCGGCCAGCGGCACCGTGTCGAGATAGTCGACCACGATCTGGCGGCGCCGCGCCAGCGTGTCGTCGCCGTCTTGATAGGCCCGCACCGAGGCCGACGCCATCTGCCGCAGCTTGTCGCGCACAGACGCGGTGCGGCCGTGCGGCGAATGGCGGTACTTTTCGATTTGCGTGGCCAGCGTGCTGCCGCCCGTCGCCATCTGGCCCGGGCTGAACACCCGCAGCGCCTGCTCCAGCGCGGCCTTTGCGAAACGTTCGGGGTCGAGCGCGGGGTTGCGCTGCGGCGGCTCCGCGTCCAGCAGGTGGCGGTCTTCGACGAACAGCAAGCTGCTCACCAGGAGCGGCGGCACCTCTTCAAAACGCTCGTACGCGCGCTGGGGAGAACGCGTGTGCAGCAGCGCCGCGGCGCGGCAGTCGCGCACGGTAAGGCCGGCCTGGTTCTTCTCGCGGTAGGGGGTAAAAAGCCCGCGCTCTTGCAGCTCCATGAGCCGCGGCGACATGCGCGCCTGGCGCGTGATGGTGTAGCCCTGGGGCTCCAGCCGTTCGATAAAAGCGGGAAGATCGTGATAGCCCAGCCGCTCGTCATACGGCCCGGTGTGGGGAAAGCGGATGGCGTTGCTGGCGCCCGCGTCGACGCTGAAGCTTGCGCCGGCGGAAAAGTCGCGCCAAAAGGCCGATTGCAGCCGCGAAGTCTTCAGTTCGTGTGCCGCGAATGCCACAAGCGCACCCACGACACCGAGACCGGCGCCGATCCAGAACAGCCTCTTGAACCATGTCATGCTCTGCCTCGCACACAGTTTGCAGCGTGGGTCCGTCAGTGACGATGATGCTCTTTTTGTAGCGCTTTAGGTTGTGCATGGCGGCGTTCGATGGGGGAGAACTACCTAGGCGGATTGCCGGGGCGCTGGCATACAAAGGCGGGTTGGCTGTTTTTGGATTGCGGCGAAGCGATTGCTTAGGCCAACGCCTTGATGGGCCGCTCGCGCCCAGCCTTCGTGAGCATCGGCGCCACCGCGCAAAAGGCAGGGCGCGGGGTCTGCCCGGCGCAGTTGCTCGGGATCATCGGCGCCTTCGTGGCCAGCACAACGCCCGCCGCATAGGCCCCGCTCCGGAAGGCGAGGCTCTTCGCCAGCATGTTGCCCGCGCGACGTCGGGCACGATCAACACGTTTGGCCCTGGCCTGCCACCGGCGAGACAACGCCCTTGATGCTTGCCGCCTCGGCGCCGATCGCGTTGTCCAGGGCCGACGGCCCGTCGACCAGGGCGCCGGTGAGTCGGCCGCGGGCGGCCATTTTGCACAGCACGGCCTCGTCGAGAGTGGGCGCGATGAGCTCCGGTAGGTGGGTAGTTCGCGGAGTTTGCAGTCACTGGCGGACGGGCTGCCGCGCGAAACCGAAGTGCTTTGACGCGTTAACGAATGGCCCATCAAAAGCAAATCGTTAACAAGTTGCACCACAATGTGTCCATTGGAAGCAATGAACACAATGAGCCCCATCCACGCGGCGCGCGAGTACGTTTTAGAAGCCGTCCAGAAGCCCGCGCTCGCGAGCGCTCTGCCCGATTCGATCAAGTTCAAAATCCGCAGCGCCGGGATATGGGTGAACCGTTTCAGACGGGTAGGGGACTTGTTCGTATACCTGAAGCGCTTCAACGGACGTACACAGGACGGCCTCTCTGAAGAGATGCGCGCGCTTCGGCTCGAAACGTTCGAAGACATCGTTGAACCTTTTGAAAGCCGGTTCGCCGATTGGGTCGGAGATCGGTTTCGCGCATCGGACTTCGTCATTGGGGAAACGTACAGCTCGCATGACATCTTGATCTTTGCGGGGATCTACGACACTCGCACTGAAGGGATGCTGGTCATCGAATCTGGAGAGCACCCTACGGCGGTCGTCATTAAGGCGACCATGAGCGGAGGCAAGTACAACAACGCGTGGCTGGAAGAAGGCCAACGGCTGAAGTACTACCTGAAGAGCATCACTCGGAACGGCGTCGTGCAATTTGGTGAACACTTCAAGCCCAACGCGGCGGTTTTGAACGTGCCGGGCTTGCCAGTACTCGCTTTCGTGCGGCAAGCGGAGGGCGATCCATTTGTGTATGCCGGGGCTTTCTCGAATCAGCAGATGCATGAAGAGCCGGACGGTGCGAAGTGGTTTGAGCTTGCGCTAATAGGCTCTGATGATTTGATCGCCGACGCGGACTATGTGCAGCGAGAGTTGCAGGACCGTGTGGCTCAAGCCTCGACGCGGCCAAGGCAAGAGCGTCTTGTACGCTTAGCCAACGCGCCGACGAAGCCCAAGATCATTCGGACCGTTTCGACAGCGTTCGTAAGAAATCCCGATGTGGTTGCCGAAGTCCTCTTTCGAGCGGAAGGGCGCTGCGAAGGATGCAAGAAGCCAGCGCCCTTTGTCAGCAGGGCCACTGGCGATCCGTATCTGGAGGTGCATCACATCGCGCCGTTGGCGCAAGGCGGTGATGACACGGTGGCCAACGCCTGGGCCCTCTGCCCAAACTGCCATCGCGAAAAACACTTCGGCTAACGCCAAAGCGTTCCCACCTGCCGTGCCTCTCCGGGATGAGCGGTTCGATGCGATTGGCTCAAATTTTCAGCCGTCGTGGATGCAGTTGCGGAGCGCCGCAGAACACACTCGCGGCTAACCGACTGTACGTTTGCTCCTGAGCTGCCGTTCGTAGAACACAGCCGTTTGAACGATTGGTTTACCGAGCAGAGCACCAGACCGATCATCTAAAGTTGAGACCGCGTGGGGCCGGCATCGAGTTGTCGGCTTGCCGGCAGCGCGGAGCGGCTCCAGCGAGGCATCGAGGTGCTGCCGAGAGCATCGCGCACATCTGGCGAAGCATCGCGATAGGCCTCATGTCCGGCGAGCAGCAGCCCGTGATCATTCATTTCATCGGCGCAGCAAAGAAGGTGCGCTTGGTAGCTCCGCTGCACAATGTGTCACCTCAAACACTCTCAGCGACCCATGAACACAGTCGAACAGAAGGTCTTGTCAGCGCAATGGAATCTGGAAAGGCAGCTTTTTTGGGTCTCGCAATCCGAAATTAAGATTGGAGTACTCGTGACTATGGACCTCGGAATGTTTGCGGGGTTGGCCGCTTCCTTCGCATCCACAAAAATGCACCTCCCGTGGGCAATCGTATTTACGGCAGGCTGCATTGCGCTCTTGATGGCTGGCCTGTTGTTTTCCGCTATGTGCTTGATGCCCAGAGTCAAGGCGCCACATGACTCCATGCTGTTCTTCGGCAAGGTGGCGAGGCGTGACGCCGACGCCTATGTAGCGCAGTTCAAGACTGCCACCGCAGAACAGTTGCTAGACGATTGGCTTTACCAAGTGCACACCAACGCAAAGATCGCGGAGGCGAAGCATACGTGGGTGCGACGTGCCATGTTCGCTTCGTTTGGGGGCGCTGCGTGTTGGTTGCCCGCCGTGTGGCTGATGGCCGAGTTCTGAGGACAGTATGGCGCTCAAAGACGAGTTGGAATCTCATGTCGAATCGATCGCGCTGGGCATGTGGCCGGACCCGATGCCTCAAGGGAGAGTAGTCCCTACAGCAGGCTCGCTGACCTTCGGCAACACCGGCACCAATGTCGATGCTTGCGTGATGTACTCGGACATCCATAAATCGACTGCGATGGTCGATCAGCTGCATTCGCATCGCGCCGCTGAGCTTTACAAGGCATTTCTGCACTGCGCCGCGAAAATCACGCGTGCAAACGGCGGCGAGGTGGTTGCTTACGACGGAGACCGGGCGATGTCGATCTTCATGGGCGACAACAAAGCCGATCGCGCGATCAAGGCTGCATTCCAACTGCATTGGGCCGTGCTCAAAATCGTCAACCCACCGCTTGCGCGAGCTTGGCCGTCAAGCGCCTATACGCTTCAGCATACGGTCGGAATCGACATGGGCAACCTGCTCGCTGCAAAGACGGGTGTTCGCGATGACAACGATATCGTTTGGGTTGGCTCTGCGGCCAATCATGCTTCGAAGCTGAACAGCTTTAACGGACTCGACATCAGTTTTCCGACGCGAATCACCGAGGCCGTATACAACGCAACGACCTTGAAATCGAACTCGAATGGGAACTTTTGGCCCGATACCTTTGCCATTGACGGCATTGGATACTGGCGGTCGCCATTCTGGATGGAGATTTCGTAGCCGCCAGAAGCCACGCCATGCACGCCTCGGCGATCACCAGAATGATCAGCAGCTCAGCCGTCGAATGAGCAATATTCATGAAAGCACTCAAGGCCTGCGACATTTCAATGCCTTTCGTCTGTTCGATGGTTTGGGCTGGCCTCGAAGCCACCGGCGATGCGCGTGTGCGTCATTGCTCACAATGCAGCAAGGCCGTGCACCGGGTCACCACGCAGGCCAAGTACCGGACTGCCCGGCGCCTTGGGCAGTGCGTCTGCTGGGTGCTTGGAGACGCTGCGCCATGAGCGATGACGTGCCTGCAACCAACACGCCGCTGCCGCCTTCGACGGCGCCCGACAGCTTCAACATCTGCGGCAGGGGCTTCGGCACCGAAGAAGAGGCGCGTGAGGTCTGTGGAGCAGTCGGCGCGTACGTGCGTGAGTTCGGCCGCGTCTTCGACCTGAGTGCGCTCGACGGCCTTACCGTCGCCGGAGACTATGCGCAGGCCCTTAGCGAGTTCGACCGTGGCGTCGAGACGGCCAATAAGCTGGCTCCCACCGAGGGCCACGTGGTCGGCGTCGCGATGACCCCGTGCGCGCTTCGCGACGGGGTGCTCAAGAGCCACATCTTCATCAATGCTGCCTACGCGCTGCCGCTGAAGAATGAGGAGGACCCGGACTTTCCACTTGCGGTGCACTTGCTGGCCCACGAGTGCGCCCATGTTGACGCGACCACCAAGTTCGACACGGCCTTTCCGGGGGTGTCGCTTCGCATGACCTACCCCGATGTCTGGAAGCAGTACCGAGGGCGCGCGATGATGGCCTGCTGGGACGAGTACGCGGCAACGCACGGCTCTGCGCTTTTCGGGCGTGTGCCGGCTGACGACTATGAGGAGAGCTTTCTCGGCGCACTGGAGAGGACGCGACCGCAGGCCAATGAGTTCATTGCGAACTACCGGACGCATAGGCGTGTCGATCAGGCGCTCGACGAGGTGTATACAGCCTATGCCGAACTCCTCAAGCTCGCGGCCTACCTACTGGGCGATCTTGATGGCGCTGATGTCCCCGTGCCAAAGCGCGCCCGTACGACCGCTGCGCTCGACGGCCACTGGTTCCGCAAATACTTCGACGAACTCCACACGGCCTGCCGTTCGCTGTGGGCAGAGAATGGTCGCTGGACAAGCATGGCCGGGTTTGAGGCCATCGCCGACATCTGCGACCGAGTGGTGGCTGAGGGCGGTCTGCACCCGCGCTACATGGCAGACGGCCAGGTCTTCGTCGGCATTCCCTGAGGGCAGCACTCTCCGGCCTTCTGCCCCTGTCGACCTCGACCCGTCGCGCCCTTGCTGCCGGGCTCGCACCGATAGACCGGTTGTGCGATAGAAGGCACGTGGATGGCGAGAGGAGCTACGGCAGTTGCGGCGTTGCGGACAAGGCGCCCTCGCTTGATGCAAGTTGAGTGATAGCACGGGCAGTTTGAATTAAATGCGGTGGTGAGCTGCGATGCTTGAAATCCTCTTACATCGTCCGCTACCTAGCGAAAGAAAAAAGCCCCGCCGCTATCTTTTTGATAGCAACGGGGCCTTATCTGTATTGGTGCCGGAGAGATGAATCGAACACCCGACCTTCTCATTACGAATGAGCTGCTCTACCGACTGAGCTACACCGGCTAAGCCTGCGATTATAGCAAGCCTGTCAGGCCTTTTCGGCGTGGTACTTCGTCAAACGCTCGACTTCGTTACGCGAACCCAACATCACGCTCACGCGCTCGTGCAGTTTGGTCGGCTTCAAGTCCAGGATGCGCTGCTTGCCGTTGGTGGCGGCGCCGCCGGCCTGCTCGACGAGCCAGCTCATCGGGTTGGCCTCGTACATCAGGCGCAGCTTGCCGGCCTTTTCGGGCTCGCGCTTGTCCCACGGGTACATGAACACGCCGCCGCGCATCAGGATGCGGTGCACGTCGGCCACCATACTGGCAATCCAGCGCATGTTGAAGTCCTTGCCGCGCGGGCCTTCCTTGCCGGCCAGGCATTCGTCGATGTAGCGCTTCATGGGCTCGTCCCAATGGCGCATGTTGCTCATGTTGACGGCAAATTCCTTGGTATCGGCCGGAATCTGGATGTCTTCCTGCGTCAGCACGAAGCTGCCTTGCTCGCGGTCGAGCGTGAACATGGCCACGCCGTTGCCCACGGTCAGCACCAGGGTGGTCTGCGGGCCGTAGATGCAGTAGCCGGCGGCCACTTGCTGGGTGCCGGGCTGCAGAAAGTCGGCTTCCTGCACGCCGGGGGTGTCGTCGGGCTTCTTCAGCACACTGAAGATGGTGCCAATGCTCACGTTCACGTCGATGTTGCTGCTGCCGTCGAGCGGGTCGAACATGAGCAGGTATTCGCCCTGCGGGTAGCGGTTGGGCACCACGTAGATGCTGTCCATTTCCTCGCTGGCCATGGCCGCGAGGTGGCCGCCCCATTCGTTGGCCTCGATGAGCACTTCGTTGGCGATGATGTCCAGCTTCTTCTGGATTTCGCCCTGCACGTTCTCGCTTTCGGCGGTGCCGAGCACGCCGCCCAGCGCGCCCTTGTTGACGGCTTGGCTGATGCTCTTGCAGGCGCGGGCCACCACTTCGAGCAAGAGGCGCAGCTGGCCGGGAATGAGGCCGTCGGCGCGTTGTTGTTCGACGAGGTAGCGGGTGAGGGAAATCTTCTGTTGTTGAGCCATGTGCTTCCAGTGTTCCTTGCTTGCTTGTTCAGTTGCCGGCCAGGGCGCGGGTGACGACTTCGTGCGTGTCCTTGCTCAGGTCGGGCTTGGCGGCCACGCGGGCAATCGCTTCGCGCGCGGCGCTGCGGTAGGGCTCGGCCAGCTTGCTCCAGCGGTCGAGCGCGCGGGCGAGGCGGGCGGCCACCTGGGGGTTGATGGCGTCCAGCTCCACGACGCGTTCGCTCCAGAACACGTAGCCCGCCGCGTCGGGGCGGTGGAATGCGCCGGGGTTGGCGCTGCAGTAGCTGAAGATCACGCTGCGGGCGCGGTTCGGGTTCTTGATGGAGAAGTCCGGGTGCTTCATCAGCTGCTTCACGAGCGGCAAGATGTCGCCGCCACGGTCGGGCGCGCCGGCCTGCAGCGAAAACCACTTGTCGATGACCAGCGCCTCGTCCTTGAAGATGGCGTGGAATCGCGCGAGCGCCTGCGCGGCCAGCGTGTGGCCTGACGCCACGAGCGCATTGAGCGCGTTGAAGCGGTCGGTCATGTTGCCCGCGTCTTTAAAGCGCTGCAGCGTCTTGCCGGGCCACACGGTGTCGCCCGATGAGCGCGCCGCCAGGCACAAGAAGTTCAGCGCCATGCCGGCGAGCGCGCGGCGGCCCGACGAGGTCGGGTCGGGCGTGTAGGCGCCGGTGTCGTGGTTTTCTTCGTAGGCCTGCTGCCAGTCCTGGAAGAGGGCGGTGGCCAGCTGGGCGCGCATGGCTTCGCGCACCAGGTGCACGCGCTGCGGGTCGACCACGTCGAGCTGCTCGGCAATGTAGGTTTCCGAAGGCAGCGTGAGCACCAGTTCCTTGAAGGCGGCGTCGAGCTTGGGGTTGCGCAGCACGCTGCGCATGGCGTCGATGTAGGCGTCGTTCAGCACCGGGGTGGTGTCGGTCGCCAGCGCGGCAATGCCGTGCAGCGCGGCGCGCAGGCCCAGGCGCTGGCCGGCTTCCCAGCGGTTGAACGGGTCGGGGTCGTTGGCCAACAACGTCAGCAGCTGGGCGTCGGTGTATTCGAAGTCGAGGATCACCGGCGCGCTGAAGCCGCGCAAGATCGAAGGCACGGGTTCGGCGTCGAGGCCCACGAAGGTGATCTGCTCGCCGGCGCGCGAAAGCACCACGGTGCGCGTGCCTTGCGCCGCTTGGCTCTCGCCTTCGAGCTGAATCGGAAGCTCGCGCCCGCTGGCGTCGAGCAGGCCGACGTTCAGTGGAATGACGAAGGGTTCCTTGGTCGGCTGGCCGGGAGTGGGCGGGCAGCTTTGCAGCACGCTCAGGGTGTAGCTGCGGTTCTGCGCGTCGTACACGCCGTGCGCGGCCAGGCGGGGTGTGCCGGCCTGGCTGTACCAGCGCTTGAACTGCGGCAGCAGGCGGGCCAGCTCCGAATCGGGGTTGGCGTCGGCAATGGCTTGCGCAAAATCGTCGCAGGTCACAGCCTGGCCGTCGTGGCGCTCGAAGTACAGCGTAATGCCCTTCTCGAAGCCCTTGCGGCCGACCAGCGTCTGCATCATGCGGACCACCTCGGCACCCTTTTCATAGATGGTGACGGTGTAGAAGTTGCTGATCTCGATGTAGCTGTCGGGCCGCACCGGGTGGGCCATGGGGCCGGCGTCTTCTGGGAACTGGGCGGTGCGCAGCACGCGCACGTCTTCGATGCGCTTCACGGCGCGGGCGGAGGCGTCGGCGCACAGGTCCTGGCTGAACTCCTGGTCGCGGAAGACGGTAAGGCCTTCTTTCAGCGACAGCTGGAACCAGTCGCGGCAGGTGACGCGGTCGCCGCTCCAGTTGTGAAAGTACTCGTGGCCGACCACGCTTTCGATGTTGCTGTAGTCGGCGTCGGTGGCGGTGGCCTGGTTGGCCAGAACGTACTTCGTGTTGAAGATGTTCAGGCCCTTGTTCTCCATGGCGCCCATGTTGAAGTCGCTGGTGGCCACAATCATGAAGCGGTCCAGGTCCAGCGGCAGGCCGAAGCGGGCTTCGTCCCACAGCACCGAGTTGACCAGCGAGTTCATCGCATGCTCGGTCTTGTCGAGGTCGCCGGCGCGCACGTACACCTGCAGCAAATGCTCCTTGCCGTTGCGCGCGGTAATGCGCTGCTCGCGCGCCACCAGCTTGCCGGCTACCAGTGCGAACAGGTAGCAGGGCTTCTTGAAGGGGTCGACCCACTTCGCGAAGTGGCGGCCTTCAGGCAGGTCGCCTTGCTCGACGAGGTTGCCGTTCGACAGCAGCACCGGGTACGCGGCCTTGGCGGCGCGCAGCGTTACCGTGTACATCGCCATCACGTCAGGGCGGTCCAAGAAGTACGTGATGCGGCGGAAGCCTTCGGCCTCGCACTGCGTGAAGAAGGTGTCTTCGCTCACGAAAAGGCCCATCAGCTTGGTGTTCTTGATGGGGCAGCAGGTGGTGAAGAT
The Variovorax paradoxus genome window above contains:
- a CDS encoding adenylate/guanylate cyclase domain-containing protein, producing MALKDELESHVESIALGMWPDPMPQGRVVPTAGSLTFGNTGTNVDACVMYSDIHKSTAMVDQLHSHRAAELYKAFLHCAAKITRANGGEVVAYDGDRAMSIFMGDNKADRAIKAAFQLHWAVLKIVNPPLARAWPSSAYTLQHTVGIDMGNLLAAKTGVRDDNDIVWVGSAANHASKLNSFNGLDISFPTRITEAVYNATTLKSNSNGNFWPDTFAIDGIGYWRSPFWMEIS
- a CDS encoding class 1 fructose-bisphosphatase; its protein translation is MAQQQKISLTRYLVEQQRADGLIPGQLRLLLEVVARACKSISQAVNKGALGGVLGTAESENVQGEIQKKLDIIANEVLIEANEWGGHLAAMASEEMDSIYVVPNRYPQGEYLLMFDPLDGSSNIDVNVSIGTIFSVLKKPDDTPGVQEADFLQPGTQQVAAGYCIYGPQTTLVLTVGNGVAMFTLDREQGSFVLTQEDIQIPADTKEFAVNMSNMRHWDEPMKRYIDECLAGKEGPRGKDFNMRWIASMVADVHRILMRGGVFMYPWDKREPEKAGKLRLMYEANPMSWLVEQAGGAATNGKQRILDLKPTKLHERVSVMLGSRNEVERLTKYHAEKA
- the pepN gene encoding aminopeptidase N, translated to MLLQRDAQGQPVAIRREDYAAPAFWIDTVDLTFDLDPAKTRVLNRMQLRRNPDAPNQPLRLDGDELNLARVLVNGQGASFRMEGDQLVLDGLPSAEEGAFELEIFTTCCPIKNTKLMGLFVSEDTFFTQCEAEGFRRITYFLDRPDVMAMYTVTLRAAKAAYPVLLSNGNLVEQGDLPEGRHFAKWVDPFKKPCYLFALVAGKLVAREQRITARNGKEHLLQVYVRAGDLDKTEHAMNSLVNSVLWDEARFGLPLDLDRFMIVATSDFNMGAMENKGLNIFNTKYVLANQATATDADYSNIESVVGHEYFHNWSGDRVTCRDWFQLSLKEGLTVFRDQEFSQDLCADASARAVKRIEDVRVLRTAQFPEDAGPMAHPVRPDSYIEISNFYTVTIYEKGAEVVRMMQTLVGRKGFEKGITLYFERHDGQAVTCDDFAQAIADANPDSELARLLPQFKRWYSQAGTPRLAAHGVYDAQNRSYTLSVLQSCPPTPGQPTKEPFVIPLNVGLLDASGRELPIQLEGESQAAQGTRTVVLSRAGEQITFVGLDAEPVPSILRGFSAPVILDFEYTDAQLLTLLANDPDPFNRWEAGQRLGLRAALHGIAALATDTTPVLNDAYIDAMRSVLRNPKLDAAFKELVLTLPSETYIAEQLDVVDPQRVHLVREAMRAQLATALFQDWQQAYEENHDTGAYTPDPTSSGRRALAGMALNFLCLAARSSGDTVWPGKTLQRFKDAGNMTDRFNALNALVASGHTLAAQALARFHAIFKDEALVIDKWFSLQAGAPDRGGDILPLVKQLMKHPDFSIKNPNRARSVIFSYCSANPGAFHRPDAAGYVFWSERVVELDAINPQVAARLARALDRWSKLAEPYRSAAREAIARVAAKPDLSKDTHEVVTRALAGN